The nucleotide window aaaaaagattgaaaaacccCATAGGAAGCAAACTGTAAGGTGTGAACTTTACCAGTACGGCTTTCTGTCTTAAACAGCATAAACACCAATGATAGTAACTGAATCTAAAGCTCATGTCAGTTTTCAGATCTTCCTGAGTGCTACGAAGTGATTATACTAAAATTACTGAATGTAATGAATAATGAACACAAAATAATGCTGCATTGCAATGCGCAACAATTACTGCGTGGAAGGAATGAGAGAGTAGTCCTCACATTTTTGTACGTCGAAGAATTGCATAGCGATCTTTAGAGCGTCGGCATATTTCTTGACAGTCGCGCCTGGAGGACCCGGCACTGGAGCCGCCTCATCGGAgccaccctttttttttcttacggTGATTACCACCGCACCGACGACGAGGGCCAAGATTACTAGAACCAGAAACCAACCGCACCAGCCTTTGGACCTCGATTTCTCACCCATTTTTACGCAATGCCAGCTCTACAGTGCGATTCAATCACTTACAAAATACGAATATTGAAGGCCTAGATCTGACTCAACCAGAACACAATGTACGAAAGCGTTCTGGCGGACTATATAAGCTCTGGAGAGATTAGAAACAGAGCTTCGGACCTCCGAAACGAAGAACCGGACCCTGATCTGAACAATGACTCctgtttttctctcctttttccttaaaaaaaaaaaaaggtgagaatATGGTTCCTTGGAATGGACTGGAACACCGACGGAAGCAGTATTAAAAATATAGGTTtcctattttgttatttttctggtCTTTTGCCGGTCTGAATGACGGAAATGCCCCTGACATAGTTTATGAGGTTAGGTGGAGAACATACTTTCTTGTGTGGAGAGATTGCGCAAAAAGGACAATTTGCTGAGTTGTCATTATCTAACTGTTTTGGACCGTTGAACTGTCCACCGACAAGAAGGTGGGTTGACAGATACCGTTGATCTTAGATCAATAGACCCAGTGATTTTCGCTAGTCCGCAAAATAACCCCACGGCTAAGAATTCCAGTGAATGGTGATTTTGATTAAAGTTGGGATAttcaataaaggaaaatataaaataactaccCCTTTACAATTTGTCTACAAccttctaataaaataatataatttttaaaatatttattttaattttaattttgatttgatgtgtttgaaattaaaaaaatattattttatgataagtCATAAATAAATTGTAGTTGGATTGTAAGGCTATCATCTCTATTTACTAAAATAGTTCTCTCTCTGGCCAACCAGATTGTTCACATGCTCTCTACCCCTTTTTAAGGTGGAAATTGTTTGTTTTATAGATAATGCATCTCATCTTTGCTGCCATAGTTTTTATTCATAGTTTCATAAATTATGGATAAGGCGATTCGGTTATGGGAGCGTCTTTTTAACCATCATCCTTCCACACTTTTCCATATGTTTATTGCGTCCTGTAGTTTTTGAGTTGTAATCAGAATTGTGCATTAGATGTAGGCATGGAGAACAATTTGGCATAATGTATAAGAGGTGGATACAAATAAGAGTAAGGAAATGCTGATTTCTTCCAATTCCTCGAGTAATAAGTTATCTAGGCAGTGTATTGAAATCAAAATCACTGCTATATCTTCCTGTGGCTCAGTCATCATCTTTGAATTCCCTGTTCAAAGAAAATATCACTCTGTCATAAATAAATCACGAGTATTTTCTTTGTTAGTATATTATGTGAGTGTGTGAATTGAACAATgatgaagtaaaatataattctaaCATTCTTCATCACTTTTTAGGCAAGTAAGCCAGACAGACACCCTAATGGGATTGAACAATGTCCTTTCCGAGGTGCCATTCAGTTCCTCATTCATAACTGAGAATTGTAATCAAAACTATCTAACAAAGTTTAGTATCATGTATCTGTTCCATTTTAATGGTTGTGCAGGAGAATGAAAACATCATTAGACGTGTACATCCATACCTGCGATCGAGGTATCGAGGTTGTATACCATTGCCTTGACATGTGGTACATGTCAATGAGCCGACACCATCACAATTGATGCATCGAGAGACTTCCTTCTCATCCCCACCAAGCTCTACTGTCACTGAGCCAGTTCCCGTGCAAAATCTGCATTTCTCTGGGGAGGACATCCATTTTTATGAGAGTAAAGATCTGAAACAGCCATCACTAGTTCAAAATGGCAAGCATCATAGACAATCATATTAACAAACCCTATGACTGCTCCCAGCGTCATGTCAATTAGCTTAATGTTGCCTAAAAATTTGTGAGTTCCATATGGAATTGCAGTTGAATAACTGTCCTTCCTTTTATAACTATTTGGTAACCAGATTGTGAGTTTGCCCAATTGAGCCAACCTGGTAATGTATTTTAGAACTAAAATCCAGCTTCAAAGAGTGAGTGCCGTGTCCATTAAACTTGGAAAAGTGAAACAGTTTGTTTAGTCAAAGCATCCTAGGGCATTTACAAATTTCCGTAGCTGCTCACTTAAGCATTCAATTGGCTTGAACCGATAGTatacttgaaaggaaaaaacagaCCGACAAGGATTCTATTTACAATCTCTCCACCCATGTTTTACCAAAACAGACAATTCACAGTTCAAATCAATTGGCTATTTACTTACGCGCCCCGGTGCCATTGCAGGGGAAGCATGGCTGAGTGTTTTCTCGCTGTGCCTGCAGCCATATAGAAAAGCCTCAAAATTCCATTAGGTCAAAACAAAACAGGATTACCCATTTAGCATCGCAATTTTATGGATATTCTAGAAGATAGGGGGCGGGGTAAAAAGCACTTACAGCATTATCAATTTGGGTTTCATAGAAGACTGGAATGCCTATCCCAACTGCAACGCTCACAAGCCCAACCGATATTGCCACTACCTGAACCCGATATTTCCCAAGTCACTTCAACGCTCACgttatagagagaaaaaaaggaatgCCAATAAGAAAACATAAAAGTGGGTGGACAAAGAACCGTGTTTTGATCGAGATCAAGAGCTCGAATGCATGGATAAGACGCTGGGGAGCGTTGATTTCTGCTCGCGGGTCTGTAGGGGAGAAAAGAAGTGGTGGGAGAGAGCTTGAGAGGGCGACGAAGAAAGGGAGAATGGAAACGAGGGAGCGAAGGTGCTAGTGACATTTCTCAGCTTCGCGCTTCAATTTTGAGGTCTGCGTCTGCGGTCTGCGTCTGCGTCTGCGTCCCTGACAGTTGACACGCACGGTGCGAGAGGCGGTGTTAAAATTGAAGTCCAGGGGCTGTGGTGTGTGTGGATTCGGATAATGTGGGGGTAGAGGAAGTAGGAGCAGACGAACATTAACCACCAGACAGTTTGTGAGACATCGGCGTATCACTCGAACAACATTTGTGGgctcaaaatttatattagcCCACTCTGTTTGTGACCTCAAAATCAAAGGGGCTCAAGGTTTCATGTCACAAAACAAGACCAATACCTATGGTTTTCCAAGCAGCTGGACCTGGGTTCAGACTTCAGCCCAATGCATGCCTCCTAGTCCTAGTCATAATTTCGGATTTAACtgtacaagaaaaatatttgtaaattcatttattaagaGATCAAATATATCATTGTTCTGTTAATCTATCACATCAGttagtataaatttttataattataggtcgataataaattatatgataagTAATGTGTTTACACGTCAGCTTGTAAATAACAAAatccacagaaaaaaaaaatatatatataaaccaaaaacTTTGGCTGTCTCTAAGAATATGCTATCTATATTTGTTAATCTACTGATTTTTTAAGACAAGCTGATCAAAGAGCTACCCTAAAAGTAAAGTAACAAAGGCATTGAAGTTGCTTGAAATGGAAGAAATAAAATTCCATTTGTTTTTTGGTAAGGTTAAAGGTGAGAACATTCCATCATTGTAGGAGTATCAGGCATGAGCCGGAGGGTCAAAGGAAGAAAGAattcgatgagagagagacacagagagagagagagagagacagtgtGTGGAGGGGAGGAGGAGACAAGAGAGCGACAGGCCACCTACCTATTATATAATGAAGGAGCACATGAGATGGGAGGGTGAACTTAACGTTGGACCCAAAAAAAATGAGgggtataaattataaataatgcaACAAGACGCAGAATGGAGAGCATTTGAGAAACGTATGGTATAGAATCCGCATGCTTCCCTTTTTCTCACAGCCACTTTTTTCACTTTATATTCATCTCTCTGTCTTGTTCTCCCTCTTCTAGATAGTTTGAGATCAAGTCTGTTTACAACAAATAAGGGAATCATCTTGCACATTTTAATTCCCCCATTTGTTAGAGTACTCCCAATAGAttattcatcatatatattatgatataaaataaataataaaatctatctcttccccttaacttaaacttttgagacaaatgatgatttcatatggtatcaaagcagaggtcctgagttcAAATCCTgactgactctacactctatactttttaatgttttctattcatttcaaat belongs to Juglans regia cultivar Chandler chromosome 8, Walnut 2.0, whole genome shotgun sequence and includes:
- the LOC109014333 gene encoding protein SPA, chloroplastic, with protein sequence MSLAPSLPRFHSPFLRRPLKLSPTTSFLPYRPASRNQRSPASYPCIRALDLDQNTVVAISVGLVSVAVGIGIPVFYETQIDNAAQRENTQPCFPCNGTGAQKCRFCTGTGSVTVELGGDEKEVSRCINCDGVGSLTCTTCQGNGIQPRYLDRREFKDDD